The Oryzias melastigma strain HK-1 linkage group LG3, ASM292280v2, whole genome shotgun sequence genome contains a region encoding:
- the sirt3 gene encoding NAD-dependent protein deacetylase sirtuin-3, mitochondrial, with the protein MAGWVSLRPFRPCALLCAFGSRTVHGSGLPVWFRPAAALLRHQSWWGGSRGLFSGGGGASVPQLTLEDIAKSLRDRQHKRVVVMAGAGISTPSGIPDFRSPGSGLYDNLQQYDLPYAEAIFEIGFFHRNPAPFFALAKELYPGNYRPNLTHFFVHLLHQKGQLLRMYTQNIDGLERLAGIPPEKLVEAHGTFATATCTSCLQKYKGEELRPAVMSGSIPKCSTCGGVVKPDIVFFGEELPPHFLKYLTDFPLADLLIIMGTSLEVEPFASLAGAVRSSVPRLLINRDLVGPFVRGRRSQDVVQLGEVVGGVQALVEALGWTRELQALMAAGD; encoded by the exons ATGGCAGGATGGGTGTCGCTGCGTCCCTTCAGACCGTGTGCATTGCTCTGCGCTTTTGGATCCAGGACTGTACATG GCTCCGGTCTGCCTGTCTGGTTCCGGCCCGCTGCAGCTCTGCTCAG ACACCAGTCCTGGTGGGGGGGGAGCAGAGGACTCTTCTCCGGAGGTGGGGGTGCTTCTGTACCACAGCTGACTCTGGAGGACATAGCCAAGAGCCTTCGGGATCGGCAGCATAAGCGGGTGGTGGTGATGGCTGGAGCCGGGATCAGCACGCCGAGCGGCATCCCGGATTTCAG GTCTCCGGGCAGCGGTCTCTATGACAACCTGCAGCAGTACGACCTGCCGTACGCTGAGGCCATCTTTGAGATTGGCTTTTTCCACCggaaccccgcccccttttttgctTTAGCCAAAGAGCTGTATCCAGGAAACTACCGGCCCAATCTGACCCACTTCTTCGTGCACCTGCTCCACCAGAAGGGTCAGCTGCTGCGCATGTACACGCAGAACATCGACGGGCTGGAGAGAC TGGCTGGGATTCCTCCAGAGAAGTTGGTGGAGGCTCATGGGACGTTTGCCACGGCCACCTGCACCTCATGTCTGCAGAAATACAAGGGGGAGGAGCTCCGG CCGGCTGTGATGAGCGGGAGCATCCCTAAATGCTCCACCTGTGGGGGGGTGGTGAAGCCTGACATCGTGTTCTTTGGAGAGGAGCTCCCCCCACACTTCCTGAAGTACCTGACGGATTTCCCTCTGGCAGACCTGCTGATCATCATGGGAACCTCACTGGAG GTGGAGCCCTTTGCCAGTTTGGCTGGAGCAGTGCGCAGCTCCGTGCCCCGCCTGCTCATCAACAGGGACCTTGTGGGGCCGTTTGTGCGGGGGCGGCGCTCTCAGGACGTGGTGCAGCTGGGGGAGGTGGTGGGCGGCGTGCAGGCGCTGGTGGAGGCTCTGGGCTGGACCCGCGAGCTGCAGGCTCTGATGGCAGCAGGTGATTAG